One genomic segment of Ascaphus truei isolate aAscTru1 chromosome 23, aAscTru1.hap1, whole genome shotgun sequence includes these proteins:
- the CACNB1 gene encoding voltage-dependent L-type calcium channel subunit beta-1 gives MVQQSRMARTPASSTQEIQMDTLESQSLQAKYAKRKSRFKRSDGSTSSDTTSNSFVRQVRVILSTAACCSTQCESERSQRAGLS, from the exons ATGGTCCAGCAGAGCAGGATGGCCAGGACACCGGCCAGCTCCACACAGGAGATCCAGATGGACACGCTGGAGAGCCAGAGCCTGCAG GCGAAATATGCGAAGAGGAAGAGTCGGTTTAAGCGCTCGGACGGCAGCACGAGCTCGGATACCACGTCAAACAGCTTCGTGCGGCAGGTAAGGGTGATACTCAGCACCGCTGCATGCTGCAGCACACAGTGTGAGAGCGAGAGGAGCCAGCGCGCAGGCCTCAGCTAG